In a single window of the Agromyces sp. H17E-10 genome:
- a CDS encoding TetR/AcrR family transcriptional regulator translates to MSDARTDPELPRGVALAWGVAAHPQRGPKRELSIERIVDAAIEIADAEGLGAVSMSRVAGSLGFTTMSLYRYVTSKDDLILLMQEGAFVPPVPDDAVERAWRDGVRAWVLAVRGAYREHPWLVDIPVSGAPITPNSLLLVDWFLREVRDLPLTDGEKMSALLLLTSYARATSAQERDLGAAAATAADPADVTGENYFEALTELVTPERFPYLSPLLAAGGYVAEPGTQADGTDVDDDFAFGLERILDGIAHHVERDGGPGSPVATEREPELPPQLELPRDPRVRDAAKARREAEKGVREAQKALREAQKREREAIKHALEREKAAREKAERAK, encoded by the coding sequence CGAGCTCTCGATCGAGCGCATCGTCGACGCCGCGATCGAGATCGCCGACGCCGAGGGGCTCGGAGCCGTGTCGATGAGCCGCGTGGCGGGGTCGCTCGGGTTCACGACGATGTCGCTCTACCGGTACGTCACGAGCAAGGACGACCTCATCCTGCTCATGCAGGAGGGCGCGTTCGTGCCGCCCGTGCCCGACGACGCCGTCGAGCGCGCGTGGCGCGACGGCGTGCGCGCATGGGTGCTCGCCGTGCGCGGCGCCTACCGGGAGCACCCGTGGCTCGTCGACATCCCGGTCTCAGGCGCGCCGATCACGCCGAACAGCCTCCTGCTCGTCGACTGGTTCCTGCGCGAGGTCCGCGACCTCCCCCTCACCGACGGCGAGAAGATGTCGGCCCTGCTGCTCCTCACGAGCTACGCCCGGGCGACGAGCGCGCAGGAACGCGACCTCGGCGCCGCGGCCGCGACCGCGGCCGACCCGGCCGACGTCACGGGCGAGAACTACTTCGAGGCGCTCACCGAGCTCGTCACCCCCGAACGCTTCCCGTACCTCAGCCCGTTGCTCGCGGCCGGCGGCTACGTCGCCGAGCCCGGCACCCAGGCCGACGGGACCGACGTCGACGACGACTTCGCGTTCGGCCTCGAACGCATCCTCGACGGCATCGCACACCACGTCGAGCGCGACGGAGGGCCCGGCTCGCCCGTTGCGACCGAGCGCGAGCCCGAGCTGCCGCCGCAGCTCGAGCTCCCCCGCGACCCGCGCGTGCGCGACGCCGCGAAGGCCAGGCGCGAGGCGGAGAAGGGCGTGCGCGAAGCGCAGAAGGCGCTCCGGGAGGCGCAGAAGCGAGAGCGCGAGGCGATCAAGCACGCACTCGAACGCGAGAAGGCGGCTCGCGAGAAGGCCGAACGCGCGAAGTAG
- the prmC gene encoding peptide chain release factor N(5)-glutamine methyltransferase translates to MRAVRDETTATLAAAGVPDPEVDAELLIGHVLGLSRGGVQARLVVGGLIDDADAAALASLVARRARREPLQHLTGRAAFRSLDLAVGPGVFVPRPETEGVAQIAIDALRAVAEPEPIGIDLGSGSGAIALALATEVPHARVWAVEKSPEAFVWTRRNVEEVAAPNLELVFGDLADALPELDGKVSVVVSNPPYIPLGAIPRDPEVRLHDPETALYGGDDGLDVVRVLSRRALALLRPGGVLVIEHGEAQSADIATLLAADGWRAIDHHRDLTGRDRATTAVR, encoded by the coding sequence CTGCGCGCGGTGCGCGACGAGACGACGGCGACGCTCGCCGCGGCCGGCGTGCCCGACCCCGAGGTCGACGCCGAGCTGCTGATCGGCCATGTGCTCGGCCTCAGCCGCGGCGGCGTGCAGGCGCGCCTCGTGGTCGGCGGCCTCATCGACGATGCGGATGCCGCGGCGCTGGCGTCGCTCGTCGCGCGTCGTGCCCGCCGCGAGCCGCTGCAGCACCTCACCGGGCGTGCCGCGTTCCGTTCGCTCGACCTCGCGGTCGGGCCGGGCGTGTTCGTGCCGCGACCTGAGACCGAGGGGGTCGCGCAGATCGCGATCGACGCGCTGCGCGCCGTCGCCGAGCCCGAGCCGATCGGCATCGACCTCGGCTCGGGTTCGGGCGCCATCGCGCTCGCCCTCGCGACCGAGGTGCCGCACGCGCGGGTCTGGGCGGTCGAGAAGTCGCCCGAGGCGTTCGTCTGGACCCGCCGCAACGTCGAGGAGGTGGCCGCGCCCAACCTCGAGCTCGTCTTCGGCGATCTCGCCGACGCGCTGCCCGAGCTCGACGGGAAGGTGTCGGTCGTCGTCTCGAATCCGCCGTACATCCCGCTCGGCGCGATCCCGCGCGACCCGGAGGTGCGGCTGCACGACCCCGAGACGGCGCTCTACGGCGGCGACGACGGGCTCGACGTCGTGCGCGTGCTCTCCCGGCGCGCGCTCGCGCTGCTGCGACCGGGTGGGGTGCTCGTGATCGAACACGGCGAGGCGCAGTCGGCCGACATCGCGACGCTGCTCGCGGCCGACGGCTGGCGTGCGATCGACCACCACCGCGACCTCACGGGCCGCGATCGGGCGACGACCGCCGTGCGCTGA